A single region of the Musa acuminata AAA Group cultivar baxijiao chromosome BXJ1-11, Cavendish_Baxijiao_AAA, whole genome shotgun sequence genome encodes:
- the LOC135597744 gene encoding uncharacterized protein LOC135597744 isoform X2, whose protein sequence is MHNAIFWSKDELEMVQESAIYQETINLQAHIKKEYSVLGPVLEQFPYVFGDVHLMDFMHAYALGIYSAILHLQRHIFQGANVQFCYLKVTSRAWDTSKGVSLIPFADFLNHDGTCDAVLLSDVHNEISEVIADRDYAVGEQVMIRYGKFSNATLLLDFGFTLPYNKYDQVQLLLDIPSQDPLYGMKSEILKKHCWPRTTTNADKSNTTGNSFIVKEVKSANGKGKGIPQALRAFARVLSATSVEELQSLVTEATENDGRLARRPLKSNEREIQAHHILCSRLLHMIHGHDVALKELKFVDAFDCNNQQSLRTRMAKDLLNGELRVMKSTYAWLTNYCTSLSVPKEIYTSS, encoded by the exons ATGCATAATGCA ATTTTTTGGAGCAAAGATGAACTTGAGATGGTTCAAGAAAGCGCAATTTATCAGGAAACTATCAACTTGCAAGCTCACATTAAGAAGGAATACTCAGTGCTTGGACCA GTTCTAGAACAGTTCCCTTatgtttttggtgatgttcatttGATGGATTTCATGCACGCGTATGCTCTAG GCATTTATTCTGCAATTCTGCATTTGCAAAGGCACATTTTTCAAGGAGCAAATGTGCAGTTCTGCTACTTGAAAG TTACCTCACGGGCATGGGACACCTCCAAGGGTGTATCTTTG atcccATTTGCAGATTTTCTTAAtcatgatggcacgtgtgatgcAGTCTTACTAAGTGATGTACACAATGAAATTTCTGAG GTTATTGCTGATCGGGACTATGCTGTTGGTGAACAG GTGATGATTAGATATGGCAAGTTTTCTAATGCTACACTGCTTCTGGATTTTGGTTTTACTCTTCCATACAACAAATATGATCAG GTCCAGCTTTTGTTGGATATACCTTCACAGGATCCCTTATATGGAATGAAGTCTGAGATTCTGAAGAAGCATTGTTGGCCAAGGACGACCACAAATGCTGATAAATCCAACACTACTGGAAATTCCTTTATTGTCAA GGAAGTCAAATCTGCTAATGGAAAAGGGAAGGGTATTCCACAAGCCCTCCGTGCATTTGCCAGGGTTCTATCTGCTACATCAGTTGAAG AACTACAATCTCTGGTCACTGAGGCTACCGAAAATGATGGTCGGCTAGCTCGGCGCCCTTTAAAGAGCAATGAAAGGGAGATTCAGGCACATCACATCTTGTGTTCTCGACTTCTGCACATGATTCATGGTCATGATGTTGCTCTGAAG GAACTTAAATTTGTGGATGCTTTTGATTGTAATAACCAGCAATCTCTTAGGACTCGAATGGCAAAGGATCTTCTTAATGGAGAGCTTCGAGTGATGAAGTCCACCTATGCCTGGTTGACAAATTACTGCACAAGTTTGTCGGTGCCTAAGGAG ATATATACTTCATCTTGA
- the LOC135597744 gene encoding uncharacterized protein LOC135597744 isoform X6: MHNAIFWSKDELEMVQESAIYQETINLQAHIKKEYSVLGPVLEQFPYVFGDVHLMDFMHAYALGIYSAILHLQRHIFQGANVQFCYLKVTSRAWDTSKGVSLIPFADFLNHDGTCDAVLLSDVHNEISEVIADRDYAVGEQVQLLLDIPSQDPLYGMKSEILKKHCWPRTTTNADKSNTTGNSFIVKEVKSANGKGKGIPQALRAFARVLSATSVEELQSLVTEATENDGRLARRPLKSNEREIQAHHILCSRLLHMIHGHDVALKELKFVDAFDCNNQQSLRTRMAKDLLNGELRVMKSTYAWLTNYCTSLSVPKEIYTSS, from the exons ATGCATAATGCA ATTTTTTGGAGCAAAGATGAACTTGAGATGGTTCAAGAAAGCGCAATTTATCAGGAAACTATCAACTTGCAAGCTCACATTAAGAAGGAATACTCAGTGCTTGGACCA GTTCTAGAACAGTTCCCTTatgtttttggtgatgttcatttGATGGATTTCATGCACGCGTATGCTCTAG GCATTTATTCTGCAATTCTGCATTTGCAAAGGCACATTTTTCAAGGAGCAAATGTGCAGTTCTGCTACTTGAAAG TTACCTCACGGGCATGGGACACCTCCAAGGGTGTATCTTTG atcccATTTGCAGATTTTCTTAAtcatgatggcacgtgtgatgcAGTCTTACTAAGTGATGTACACAATGAAATTTCTGAG GTTATTGCTGATCGGGACTATGCTGTTGGTGAACAG GTCCAGCTTTTGTTGGATATACCTTCACAGGATCCCTTATATGGAATGAAGTCTGAGATTCTGAAGAAGCATTGTTGGCCAAGGACGACCACAAATGCTGATAAATCCAACACTACTGGAAATTCCTTTATTGTCAA GGAAGTCAAATCTGCTAATGGAAAAGGGAAGGGTATTCCACAAGCCCTCCGTGCATTTGCCAGGGTTCTATCTGCTACATCAGTTGAAG AACTACAATCTCTGGTCACTGAGGCTACCGAAAATGATGGTCGGCTAGCTCGGCGCCCTTTAAAGAGCAATGAAAGGGAGATTCAGGCACATCACATCTTGTGTTCTCGACTTCTGCACATGATTCATGGTCATGATGTTGCTCTGAAG GAACTTAAATTTGTGGATGCTTTTGATTGTAATAACCAGCAATCTCTTAGGACTCGAATGGCAAAGGATCTTCTTAATGGAGAGCTTCGAGTGATGAAGTCCACCTATGCCTGGTTGACAAATTACTGCACAAGTTTGTCGGTGCCTAAGGAG ATATATACTTCATCTTGA
- the LOC135597744 gene encoding fructose-bisphosphate aldolase-lysine N-methyltransferase, chloroplastic-like isoform X5, with the protein MHNAIFWSKDELEMVQESAIYQETINLQAHIKKEYSVLGPVLEQFPYVFGDVHLMDFMHAYALVTSRAWDTSKGVSLIPFADFLNHDGTCDAVLLSDVHNEISEVIADRDYAVGEQVMIRYGKFSNATLLLDFGFTLPYNKYDQVQLLLDIPSQDPLYGMKSEILKKHCWPRTTTNADKSNTTGNSFIVKEVKSANGKGKGIPQALRAFARVLSATSVEELQSLVTEATENDGRLARRPLKSNEREIQAHHILCSRLLHMIHGHDVALKELKFVDAFDCNNQQSLRTRMAKDLLNGELRVMKSTYAWLTNYCTSLSVPKEIYTSS; encoded by the exons ATGCATAATGCA ATTTTTTGGAGCAAAGATGAACTTGAGATGGTTCAAGAAAGCGCAATTTATCAGGAAACTATCAACTTGCAAGCTCACATTAAGAAGGAATACTCAGTGCTTGGACCA GTTCTAGAACAGTTCCCTTatgtttttggtgatgttcatttGATGGATTTCATGCACGCGTATGCTCTAG TTACCTCACGGGCATGGGACACCTCCAAGGGTGTATCTTTG atcccATTTGCAGATTTTCTTAAtcatgatggcacgtgtgatgcAGTCTTACTAAGTGATGTACACAATGAAATTTCTGAG GTTATTGCTGATCGGGACTATGCTGTTGGTGAACAG GTGATGATTAGATATGGCAAGTTTTCTAATGCTACACTGCTTCTGGATTTTGGTTTTACTCTTCCATACAACAAATATGATCAG GTCCAGCTTTTGTTGGATATACCTTCACAGGATCCCTTATATGGAATGAAGTCTGAGATTCTGAAGAAGCATTGTTGGCCAAGGACGACCACAAATGCTGATAAATCCAACACTACTGGAAATTCCTTTATTGTCAA GGAAGTCAAATCTGCTAATGGAAAAGGGAAGGGTATTCCACAAGCCCTCCGTGCATTTGCCAGGGTTCTATCTGCTACATCAGTTGAAG AACTACAATCTCTGGTCACTGAGGCTACCGAAAATGATGGTCGGCTAGCTCGGCGCCCTTTAAAGAGCAATGAAAGGGAGATTCAGGCACATCACATCTTGTGTTCTCGACTTCTGCACATGATTCATGGTCATGATGTTGCTCTGAAG GAACTTAAATTTGTGGATGCTTTTGATTGTAATAACCAGCAATCTCTTAGGACTCGAATGGCAAAGGATCTTCTTAATGGAGAGCTTCGAGTGATGAAGTCCACCTATGCCTGGTTGACAAATTACTGCACAAGTTTGTCGGTGCCTAAGGAG ATATATACTTCATCTTGA
- the LOC135597744 gene encoding uncharacterized protein LOC135597744 isoform X1: MHNAIFWSKDELEMVQESAIYQETINLQAHIKKEYSVLGPVLEQFPYVFGDVHLMDFMHAYALGIYSAILHLQRHIFQGANVQFCYLKVTSRAWDTSKGVSLIPFADFLNHDGTCDAVLLSDVHNEISEVIADRDYAVGEQVNCVQYFNVMIRYGKFSNATLLLDFGFTLPYNKYDQVQLLLDIPSQDPLYGMKSEILKKHCWPRTTTNADKSNTTGNSFIVKEVKSANGKGKGIPQALRAFARVLSATSVEELQSLVTEATENDGRLARRPLKSNEREIQAHHILCSRLLHMIHGHDVALKELKFVDAFDCNNQQSLRTRMAKDLLNGELRVMKSTYAWLTNYCTSLSVPKEIYTSS, translated from the exons ATGCATAATGCA ATTTTTTGGAGCAAAGATGAACTTGAGATGGTTCAAGAAAGCGCAATTTATCAGGAAACTATCAACTTGCAAGCTCACATTAAGAAGGAATACTCAGTGCTTGGACCA GTTCTAGAACAGTTCCCTTatgtttttggtgatgttcatttGATGGATTTCATGCACGCGTATGCTCTAG GCATTTATTCTGCAATTCTGCATTTGCAAAGGCACATTTTTCAAGGAGCAAATGTGCAGTTCTGCTACTTGAAAG TTACCTCACGGGCATGGGACACCTCCAAGGGTGTATCTTTG atcccATTTGCAGATTTTCTTAAtcatgatggcacgtgtgatgcAGTCTTACTAAGTGATGTACACAATGAAATTTCTGAG GTTATTGCTGATCGGGACTATGCTGTTGGTGAACAGGTCAATTGTGTTCAATACTTCAAT GTGATGATTAGATATGGCAAGTTTTCTAATGCTACACTGCTTCTGGATTTTGGTTTTACTCTTCCATACAACAAATATGATCAG GTCCAGCTTTTGTTGGATATACCTTCACAGGATCCCTTATATGGAATGAAGTCTGAGATTCTGAAGAAGCATTGTTGGCCAAGGACGACCACAAATGCTGATAAATCCAACACTACTGGAAATTCCTTTATTGTCAA GGAAGTCAAATCTGCTAATGGAAAAGGGAAGGGTATTCCACAAGCCCTCCGTGCATTTGCCAGGGTTCTATCTGCTACATCAGTTGAAG AACTACAATCTCTGGTCACTGAGGCTACCGAAAATGATGGTCGGCTAGCTCGGCGCCCTTTAAAGAGCAATGAAAGGGAGATTCAGGCACATCACATCTTGTGTTCTCGACTTCTGCACATGATTCATGGTCATGATGTTGCTCTGAAG GAACTTAAATTTGTGGATGCTTTTGATTGTAATAACCAGCAATCTCTTAGGACTCGAATGGCAAAGGATCTTCTTAATGGAGAGCTTCGAGTGATGAAGTCCACCTATGCCTGGTTGACAAATTACTGCACAAGTTTGTCGGTGCCTAAGGAG ATATATACTTCATCTTGA
- the LOC135597744 gene encoding fructose-bisphosphate aldolase-lysine N-methyltransferase, chloroplastic-like isoform X4, whose protein sequence is MHNAIFWSKDELEMVQESAIYQETINLQAHIKKEYSVLGPVLEQFPYVFGDVHLMDFMHAYALVTSRAWDTSKGVSLIPFADFLNHDGTCDAVLLSDVHNEISEVIADRDYAVGEQVNCVQYFNVMIRYGKFSNATLLLDFGFTLPYNKYDQVQLLLDIPSQDPLYGMKSEILKKHCWPRTTTNADKSNTTGNSFIVKEVKSANGKGKGIPQALRAFARVLSATSVEELQSLVTEATENDGRLARRPLKSNEREIQAHHILCSRLLHMIHGHDVALKELKFVDAFDCNNQQSLRTRMAKDLLNGELRVMKSTYAWLTNYCTSLSVPKEIYTSS, encoded by the exons ATGCATAATGCA ATTTTTTGGAGCAAAGATGAACTTGAGATGGTTCAAGAAAGCGCAATTTATCAGGAAACTATCAACTTGCAAGCTCACATTAAGAAGGAATACTCAGTGCTTGGACCA GTTCTAGAACAGTTCCCTTatgtttttggtgatgttcatttGATGGATTTCATGCACGCGTATGCTCTAG TTACCTCACGGGCATGGGACACCTCCAAGGGTGTATCTTTG atcccATTTGCAGATTTTCTTAAtcatgatggcacgtgtgatgcAGTCTTACTAAGTGATGTACACAATGAAATTTCTGAG GTTATTGCTGATCGGGACTATGCTGTTGGTGAACAGGTCAATTGTGTTCAATACTTCAAT GTGATGATTAGATATGGCAAGTTTTCTAATGCTACACTGCTTCTGGATTTTGGTTTTACTCTTCCATACAACAAATATGATCAG GTCCAGCTTTTGTTGGATATACCTTCACAGGATCCCTTATATGGAATGAAGTCTGAGATTCTGAAGAAGCATTGTTGGCCAAGGACGACCACAAATGCTGATAAATCCAACACTACTGGAAATTCCTTTATTGTCAA GGAAGTCAAATCTGCTAATGGAAAAGGGAAGGGTATTCCACAAGCCCTCCGTGCATTTGCCAGGGTTCTATCTGCTACATCAGTTGAAG AACTACAATCTCTGGTCACTGAGGCTACCGAAAATGATGGTCGGCTAGCTCGGCGCCCTTTAAAGAGCAATGAAAGGGAGATTCAGGCACATCACATCTTGTGTTCTCGACTTCTGCACATGATTCATGGTCATGATGTTGCTCTGAAG GAACTTAAATTTGTGGATGCTTTTGATTGTAATAACCAGCAATCTCTTAGGACTCGAATGGCAAAGGATCTTCTTAATGGAGAGCTTCGAGTGATGAAGTCCACCTATGCCTGGTTGACAAATTACTGCACAAGTTTGTCGGTGCCTAAGGAG ATATATACTTCATCTTGA
- the LOC135597744 gene encoding uncharacterized protein LOC135597744 isoform X3: MVQESAIYQETINLQAHIKKEYSVLGPVLEQFPYVFGDVHLMDFMHAYALGIYSAILHLQRHIFQGANVQFCYLKVTSRAWDTSKGVSLIPFADFLNHDGTCDAVLLSDVHNEISEVIADRDYAVGEQVNCVQYFNVMIRYGKFSNATLLLDFGFTLPYNKYDQVQLLLDIPSQDPLYGMKSEILKKHCWPRTTTNADKSNTTGNSFIVKEVKSANGKGKGIPQALRAFARVLSATSVEELQSLVTEATENDGRLARRPLKSNEREIQAHHILCSRLLHMIHGHDVALKELKFVDAFDCNNQQSLRTRMAKDLLNGELRVMKSTYAWLTNYCTSLSVPKEIYTSS, translated from the exons ATGGTTCAAGAAAGCGCAATTTATCAGGAAACTATCAACTTGCAAGCTCACATTAAGAAGGAATACTCAGTGCTTGGACCA GTTCTAGAACAGTTCCCTTatgtttttggtgatgttcatttGATGGATTTCATGCACGCGTATGCTCTAG GCATTTATTCTGCAATTCTGCATTTGCAAAGGCACATTTTTCAAGGAGCAAATGTGCAGTTCTGCTACTTGAAAG TTACCTCACGGGCATGGGACACCTCCAAGGGTGTATCTTTG atcccATTTGCAGATTTTCTTAAtcatgatggcacgtgtgatgcAGTCTTACTAAGTGATGTACACAATGAAATTTCTGAG GTTATTGCTGATCGGGACTATGCTGTTGGTGAACAGGTCAATTGTGTTCAATACTTCAAT GTGATGATTAGATATGGCAAGTTTTCTAATGCTACACTGCTTCTGGATTTTGGTTTTACTCTTCCATACAACAAATATGATCAG GTCCAGCTTTTGTTGGATATACCTTCACAGGATCCCTTATATGGAATGAAGTCTGAGATTCTGAAGAAGCATTGTTGGCCAAGGACGACCACAAATGCTGATAAATCCAACACTACTGGAAATTCCTTTATTGTCAA GGAAGTCAAATCTGCTAATGGAAAAGGGAAGGGTATTCCACAAGCCCTCCGTGCATTTGCCAGGGTTCTATCTGCTACATCAGTTGAAG AACTACAATCTCTGGTCACTGAGGCTACCGAAAATGATGGTCGGCTAGCTCGGCGCCCTTTAAAGAGCAATGAAAGGGAGATTCAGGCACATCACATCTTGTGTTCTCGACTTCTGCACATGATTCATGGTCATGATGTTGCTCTGAAG GAACTTAAATTTGTGGATGCTTTTGATTGTAATAACCAGCAATCTCTTAGGACTCGAATGGCAAAGGATCTTCTTAATGGAGAGCTTCGAGTGATGAAGTCCACCTATGCCTGGTTGACAAATTACTGCACAAGTTTGTCGGTGCCTAAGGAG ATATATACTTCATCTTGA
- the LOC135597744 gene encoding uncharacterized protein LOC135597744 isoform X7: MIIFILFGLYFQVLEQFPYVFGDVHLMDFMHAYALVTSRAWDTSKGVSLIPFADFLNHDGTCDAVLLSDVHNEISEVIADRDYAVGEQVNCVQYFNVMIRYGKFSNATLLLDFGFTLPYNKYDQVQLLLDIPSQDPLYGMKSEILKKHCWPRTTTNADKSNTTGNSFIVKEVKSANGKGKGIPQALRAFARVLSATSVEELQSLVTEATENDGRLARRPLKSNEREIQAHHILCSRLLHMIHGHDVALKELKFVDAFDCNNQQSLRTRMAKDLLNGELRVMKSTYAWLTNYCTSLSVPKEIYTSS, from the exons ATGATCATATTCATCCTGTTTGGGCTTTATTTTCAGGTTCTAGAACAGTTCCCTTatgtttttggtgatgttcatttGATGGATTTCATGCACGCGTATGCTCTAG TTACCTCACGGGCATGGGACACCTCCAAGGGTGTATCTTTG atcccATTTGCAGATTTTCTTAAtcatgatggcacgtgtgatgcAGTCTTACTAAGTGATGTACACAATGAAATTTCTGAG GTTATTGCTGATCGGGACTATGCTGTTGGTGAACAGGTCAATTGTGTTCAATACTTCAAT GTGATGATTAGATATGGCAAGTTTTCTAATGCTACACTGCTTCTGGATTTTGGTTTTACTCTTCCATACAACAAATATGATCAG GTCCAGCTTTTGTTGGATATACCTTCACAGGATCCCTTATATGGAATGAAGTCTGAGATTCTGAAGAAGCATTGTTGGCCAAGGACGACCACAAATGCTGATAAATCCAACACTACTGGAAATTCCTTTATTGTCAA GGAAGTCAAATCTGCTAATGGAAAAGGGAAGGGTATTCCACAAGCCCTCCGTGCATTTGCCAGGGTTCTATCTGCTACATCAGTTGAAG AACTACAATCTCTGGTCACTGAGGCTACCGAAAATGATGGTCGGCTAGCTCGGCGCCCTTTAAAGAGCAATGAAAGGGAGATTCAGGCACATCACATCTTGTGTTCTCGACTTCTGCACATGATTCATGGTCATGATGTTGCTCTGAAG GAACTTAAATTTGTGGATGCTTTTGATTGTAATAACCAGCAATCTCTTAGGACTCGAATGGCAAAGGATCTTCTTAATGGAGAGCTTCGAGTGATGAAGTCCACCTATGCCTGGTTGACAAATTACTGCACAAGTTTGTCGGTGCCTAAGGAG ATATATACTTCATCTTGA
- the LOC135597744 gene encoding uncharacterized protein LOC135597744 isoform X9, with amino-acid sequence MTRFSCQRFVICNSRHLFCNSAFAKAHFSRSKCAVLLLESYLTGMGHLQGCIFDFLNHDGTCDAVLLSDVHNEISEVIADRDYAVGEQVMIRYGKFSNATLLLDFGFTLPYNKYDQVQLLLDIPSQDPLYGMKSEILKKHCWPRTTTNADKSNTTGNSFIVKEVKSANGKGKGIPQALRAFARVLSATSVEELQSLVTEATENDGRLARRPLKSNEREIQAHHILCSRLLHMIHGHDVALKELKFVDAFDCNNQQSLRTRMAKDLLNGELRVMKSTYAWLTNYCTSLSVPKEIYTSS; translated from the exons ATGACTCGATTTTCATGTCAAAGGTTTGTGATTTGTAATTCTAGGCATTTATTCTGCAATTCTGCATTTGCAAAGGCACATTTTTCAAGGAGCAAATGTGCAGTTCTGCTACTTGAAAG TTACCTCACGGGCATGGGACACCTCCAAGGGTGTATCTTTG ATTTTCTTAAtcatgatggcacgtgtgatgcAGTCTTACTAAGTGATGTACACAATGAAATTTCTGAG GTTATTGCTGATCGGGACTATGCTGTTGGTGAACAG GTGATGATTAGATATGGCAAGTTTTCTAATGCTACACTGCTTCTGGATTTTGGTTTTACTCTTCCATACAACAAATATGATCAG GTCCAGCTTTTGTTGGATATACCTTCACAGGATCCCTTATATGGAATGAAGTCTGAGATTCTGAAGAAGCATTGTTGGCCAAGGACGACCACAAATGCTGATAAATCCAACACTACTGGAAATTCCTTTATTGTCAA GGAAGTCAAATCTGCTAATGGAAAAGGGAAGGGTATTCCACAAGCCCTCCGTGCATTTGCCAGGGTTCTATCTGCTACATCAGTTGAAG AACTACAATCTCTGGTCACTGAGGCTACCGAAAATGATGGTCGGCTAGCTCGGCGCCCTTTAAAGAGCAATGAAAGGGAGATTCAGGCACATCACATCTTGTGTTCTCGACTTCTGCACATGATTCATGGTCATGATGTTGCTCTGAAG GAACTTAAATTTGTGGATGCTTTTGATTGTAATAACCAGCAATCTCTTAGGACTCGAATGGCAAAGGATCTTCTTAATGGAGAGCTTCGAGTGATGAAGTCCACCTATGCCTGGTTGACAAATTACTGCACAAGTTTGTCGGTGCCTAAGGAG ATATATACTTCATCTTGA
- the LOC135597744 gene encoding uncharacterized protein LOC135597744 isoform X8 yields the protein MTRFSCQRFVICNSRHLFCNSAFAKAHFSRSKCAVLLLESYLTGMGHLQGCIFDFLNHDGTCDAVLLSDVHNEISEVIADRDYAVGEQVNCVQYFNVMIRYGKFSNATLLLDFGFTLPYNKYDQVQLLLDIPSQDPLYGMKSEILKKHCWPRTTTNADKSNTTGNSFIVKEVKSANGKGKGIPQALRAFARVLSATSVEELQSLVTEATENDGRLARRPLKSNEREIQAHHILCSRLLHMIHGHDVALKELKFVDAFDCNNQQSLRTRMAKDLLNGELRVMKSTYAWLTNYCTSLSVPKEIYTSS from the exons ATGACTCGATTTTCATGTCAAAGGTTTGTGATTTGTAATTCTAGGCATTTATTCTGCAATTCTGCATTTGCAAAGGCACATTTTTCAAGGAGCAAATGTGCAGTTCTGCTACTTGAAAG TTACCTCACGGGCATGGGACACCTCCAAGGGTGTATCTTTG ATTTTCTTAAtcatgatggcacgtgtgatgcAGTCTTACTAAGTGATGTACACAATGAAATTTCTGAG GTTATTGCTGATCGGGACTATGCTGTTGGTGAACAGGTCAATTGTGTTCAATACTTCAAT GTGATGATTAGATATGGCAAGTTTTCTAATGCTACACTGCTTCTGGATTTTGGTTTTACTCTTCCATACAACAAATATGATCAG GTCCAGCTTTTGTTGGATATACCTTCACAGGATCCCTTATATGGAATGAAGTCTGAGATTCTGAAGAAGCATTGTTGGCCAAGGACGACCACAAATGCTGATAAATCCAACACTACTGGAAATTCCTTTATTGTCAA GGAAGTCAAATCTGCTAATGGAAAAGGGAAGGGTATTCCACAAGCCCTCCGTGCATTTGCCAGGGTTCTATCTGCTACATCAGTTGAAG AACTACAATCTCTGGTCACTGAGGCTACCGAAAATGATGGTCGGCTAGCTCGGCGCCCTTTAAAGAGCAATGAAAGGGAGATTCAGGCACATCACATCTTGTGTTCTCGACTTCTGCACATGATTCATGGTCATGATGTTGCTCTGAAG GAACTTAAATTTGTGGATGCTTTTGATTGTAATAACCAGCAATCTCTTAGGACTCGAATGGCAAAGGATCTTCTTAATGGAGAGCTTCGAGTGATGAAGTCCACCTATGCCTGGTTGACAAATTACTGCACAAGTTTGTCGGTGCCTAAGGAG ATATATACTTCATCTTGA
- the LOC103972326 gene encoding uncharacterized protein LOC103972326 codes for MEKTEDGRLRTIHCLRGRLLAERVASKAAKEEAEKLAIRLEELERKLAEEIKCMDRAEKKLKHAMKKLQSLKLLDGRGQMGIPLSSVSSTSSQSFLGQQRLDGDTAQCGLLSDAKTMPSSLGSEDLLGDDVLGSLPGELDHRLLSLQGSWTMKPQYQEELNIVEADEGFSPKECTSFALSDGRQEDNMLALVPVSKQLDIIEVGEPEMKNTVQCVLLALRHVKEQLLQALGRRADIYSSTEFFADGREDFHRAPLCCKTFH; via the exons ATGGAGAAAACGGAGGATGGCAGGTTGAGGACTATACACTGTTTGAGAGGGAGGCTGCTGGCCGAGAGAGTGGCCTCCAAGGCTGCCAAGGAGGAAGCTGAGAAACTGGCCATAAGG TTGGAAGAGTTGGAAAGAAAGCTTGCTGAAGAGATCAAATGCATGGACAGGGCAGAGAAGAAGCTGAAGCATGCCATGAAGAAACTGCAGTCTCTGAAGCTTTTGGATGGCAGGGGCCAAATGGGCATTCCTTTAAGCTCTGTGAGTTCCACATCCTCACAGTCCTTCCTGGGCCAACAGAGATTAGATGGTGATACGGCACAATGTGGTCTGCTAAGTGATGCCAAAACAATGCCGAGCTCTTTAGGATCAGAGGACCTTCTTGGAGATGATGTCTTGGGGAGTCTGCCAGGGGAACTGGATCATCGATTGCTCTCTCTGCAAGGAAGCTGGACTATGAAACCTCAGTATCAGGAAGAGCTTAACATTGTTGAGGCAGATGAAGGTTTTAGTCCCAAAGAATGCACTTCTTTTGCTTTGAG TGATGGGAGgcaagaagacaacatgctggctCTGGTTCCAGTAAGCAAGCAGCTGGACATAATAGAGGTAGGTGAGCCAGAGATGAAGAACACAGTGCAGTGTGTTCTTCTTGCACTGAGACATGTCAAAGAGCAACTGCTGCAGGCTTTAGGGAGGAGGGCTGACATATACTCTTCCACAGAGTTTTTTGCTGATGGAAGGGAGGACTTCCATCGAGCACCCCTGTGCTGCAAGACATTCCACTAG
- the LOC135597746 gene encoding dof zinc finger protein PBF-like: protein MEAPKAHHQVAMASIPPPEVVRGCPKGTTAVAEALQQEEMVRPPVPEPSLECPRCESINTNFCYYNNYSLSQPRYFCMGCRRHWTKGGSLRTVPVGGGCRNNKKSSSSRGARGQQAFDTDSTPPLCNALLPSLLAIASLQKQQSAHQAFLLGNPTPEPGWSAGFPDILTTAILDGTGDPSGFLYSINRGGYGDADSNEEEQQLLLPFRGGLGGATTTTCCSV from the exons ATGGAGGCGCCCAAAGCACATCACCAG GTAGCTATGGCGAGCATTCCACCACCAGAAGTTGTGAGGGGGTGCCCAAAGGGAACAACAGCTGTCGCAGAAGCACTGCAGCAGGAGGAGATGGTAAGGCCACCGGTACCGGAGCCATCCCTCGAGTGCCCCAGATGCGAGTCCATCAACACCAatttctgctactacaacaactacagcctCTCTCAGCCCAGGTACTTCTGCATGGGCTGCAGGAGGCACTGGACCAAAGGAGGCTCTCTGAGGACCGTCCCCGTTGGAGGTGGCTGCAGAAACAACAAGAAGTCTTCTTCTTCTAGGGGGGCACGAGGGCAGCAGGCCTTCGACACCGACTCCACTCCGCCTCTCTGTAACGCTCTCCTACCCTCACTCCTGGCCATAGCAAGTCTCCAGAAACAACAGAGTGCCCATCAGGCTTTCCTTCTTGGAAACCCTACCCCTGAGCCCGGATGGTCTGCAGGGTTCCCTGACATACTGACGACTGCCATTCTCGACGGCACCGGCGACCCAAGTGGCTTTCTTTACAGCATCAACCGTGGTGGGTATGGTGATGCGGATAGCAACGAGGAGGAGCAGCAGCTGCTTCTGCCCTTCCGTGgagggttgggcggtgcaaccacgacAACTTGCTGCAGCGTTTGA